A genomic window from Streptomyces sp. HUAS YS2 includes:
- a CDS encoding SCO5389 family protein translates to MSLDVSPALLEQAERGEVDEADFVDCVRTSLPYAWEMISSLVAQLKVDGGEFADNQTPPPSEQARGQLLRALASDAIRGALQRHFGVRLAFQNCHRVAVFPLDASADERLARFTSVRGQLLNQSPELRDC, encoded by the coding sequence ATGTCGCTCGACGTCTCACCGGCGCTGTTGGAACAGGCCGAGCGAGGCGAGGTCGACGAAGCCGACTTCGTCGACTGCGTCCGGACCTCCCTGCCCTACGCGTGGGAGATGATCAGCTCTCTGGTGGCACAGCTGAAGGTCGACGGCGGAGAGTTCGCCGACAACCAGACGCCGCCGCCGAGCGAGCAGGCACGTGGCCAGCTGCTGCGTGCGCTGGCGAGTGACGCGATCCGTGGTGCGCTCCAGCGGCACTTCGGGGTGCGTCTCGCCTTCCAGAACTGCCACCGCGTGGCGGTCTTCCCGCTGGACGCCTCGGCGGACGAGCGGCTCGCCCGCTTCACTTCCGTACGGGGGCAGCTGCTCAACCAGTCGCCGGAACTGCGCGACTGCTGA
- the nucS gene encoding endonuclease NucS: MRLVIARCSVDYAGRLTAHLPSAPRLILVKADGSVSIHADDRAYKPLNWMSPPCTLKEGVDGEEGVWTVVNKAGEKLIITMEEILHDSSHELGVDPGLIKDGVEAHLQELLADRIETLGEGYALIRREYPTAIGPVDILCRDADGATVAVEIKRRGEIDGVEQLTRYLELLNRDPHLAPVKGIFAAQEIKPQARVLATDRGIGCVVLDYDALRGIEDDKLRLF; this comes from the coding sequence ATGCGTCTCGTCATTGCCCGTTGTTCCGTGGACTACGCGGGCCGGCTCACCGCCCATCTGCCCTCCGCCCCCCGCCTGATCCTGGTCAAGGCCGACGGCAGCGTCTCCATCCACGCGGACGACCGCGCGTACAAACCGCTCAACTGGATGTCTCCGCCGTGCACCCTCAAGGAGGGCGTCGACGGCGAGGAGGGCGTCTGGACCGTGGTGAACAAGGCAGGCGAGAAACTGATCATCACGATGGAGGAGATCCTGCACGACTCCTCCCACGAGCTCGGGGTCGATCCCGGCCTCATCAAGGACGGCGTGGAAGCGCACCTCCAGGAGCTCCTCGCCGACCGGATCGAGACGCTCGGCGAGGGCTACGCGCTGATCCGCCGCGAGTATCCGACGGCGATCGGCCCGGTGGACATCCTGTGCCGGGACGCGGACGGGGCGACGGTCGCCGTCGAGATCAAGCGACGGGGCGAGATCGACGGCGTCGAGCAGCTGACCCGGTACCTGGAGCTGCTCAACCGCGATCCGCACCTCGCGCCGGTCAAGGGGATCTTCGCGGCCCAGGAGATCAAGCCCCAGGCCCGCGTCCTGGCGACGGACCGCGGCATCGGCTGCGTGGTCCTGGACTACGACGCCCTGCGCGGCATCGAGGACGACAAGCTGCGGCTGTTCTGA
- a CDS encoding ATP-binding protein, which produces MDPMNRGPEEYGKDDDRTGAGTGGRRGSREPLTSDFGQSAPAVSRTVRLVAGDLLLTVNPVDGSEIVACPPGEIPGRPRRRTADERADRARAAAPPVPPGPAVPRMPLLERQEEREQLVQLLSRGRSVRVTGPSGSGRTRLLDEVAADCADLAPDGVVRLSGHHRTAAELLHELHATVLHAPAHRPDRADMLDLVRDIGAVVVVDDLELGGAALDELLTATPECAYLFAAGPEVAAPSAESHVEEVLLAGLGRAAALDLLETAVGRPLTDEEANWAGDLWFESEGLPLRFVQAGALLRQRDRLRGGTEQDEAFDEFDAFGALDEAFGGPGQDGGQDAGQGRGPGHGSRIHGGISGAADAPDVPLPTLGEGAAPAALLASRLSESAQNTLRFAVSLGGEVPHPAHLPALVGDTHADAALGELTGCGLLSPVGSRYRLATGVLTQLVATGYAEDTAARAHTVAQHYAWWAGHPSVTPERAAAESDALIAALSALVPSEEAGHASAAVLLARSAAPVFAAGLHWAAWERALRAGQEAARIAGEVAEEAYFHHELGVLALCAGNPDRARAELEASIALRGALADKRGTLAGRRALALAADLAGTPLEVSGALFDEPFTPAAGTPGVGDAAPASTAKERSPFPAVAHFPDDGPTIITRPDALAGAAKSEPSDGSRRGGFLGTRRNLVAAGAGALLVAVLGTVVTLGATSGNGDENPGSNQVTSDRTASEDGDGGLNADEPDATDDPESPGASGEATPGESGSPTGDGKTGTATGGSASTKPSSPSSTAGTSTKPGSPTTGGSTTGGSTTGGSSTGGTATGSPSGGTPSGGADGGTADGGTADGGTTDGGTADGGTADGGTTTDGGTTTDGGTTTDGGTTTDGGTTTGSTDSTAGGPTGV; this is translated from the coding sequence ATGGACCCGATGAACCGGGGACCGGAGGAGTACGGCAAGGACGACGACCGCACCGGTGCGGGTACCGGCGGTCGGCGGGGCTCGCGCGAGCCCCTGACGTCCGATTTCGGGCAGTCCGCACCCGCGGTCTCCCGCACCGTCCGGCTCGTCGCCGGTGACCTCCTGCTGACCGTCAACCCGGTCGACGGCAGCGAGATCGTGGCCTGCCCGCCCGGAGAGATACCCGGGCGGCCCCGCCGCCGCACCGCCGACGAGCGCGCCGACCGCGCCCGCGCCGCCGCCCCGCCCGTACCGCCCGGCCCCGCCGTGCCGCGCATGCCGCTCCTGGAACGCCAGGAGGAGCGCGAACAGCTCGTCCAGCTGCTCTCCCGGGGCCGCTCCGTCCGCGTCACCGGCCCGTCCGGATCCGGCCGCACCCGGCTGCTCGACGAGGTCGCCGCGGACTGCGCCGACCTCGCCCCCGACGGAGTCGTCCGCCTCTCCGGCCACCACCGCACCGCCGCCGAGCTGCTGCACGAGCTCCATGCCACGGTGCTGCACGCCCCCGCGCACCGCCCCGACCGGGCCGACATGCTCGACCTCGTCCGCGACATCGGCGCGGTCGTGGTCGTCGACGACCTCGAACTCGGCGGCGCCGCGCTCGACGAGCTGCTCACCGCCACCCCCGAGTGCGCCTACCTGTTCGCCGCCGGTCCCGAAGTCGCCGCGCCCTCCGCCGAGTCCCACGTCGAGGAGGTCCTCCTCGCCGGCCTCGGCCGCGCCGCCGCGCTCGATCTGCTGGAGACCGCGGTCGGCCGCCCGCTCACCGACGAAGAGGCGAACTGGGCCGGCGACCTGTGGTTCGAGTCCGAGGGCCTGCCGCTGCGCTTCGTCCAGGCCGGCGCGCTGCTGCGGCAGCGCGACCGGCTGCGGGGCGGGACCGAGCAGGACGAGGCCTTCGACGAGTTCGACGCCTTCGGCGCGCTCGACGAGGCCTTCGGCGGGCCCGGCCAGGACGGCGGCCAGGACGCCGGCCAGGGCCGGGGCCCCGGCCACGGGAGCCGGATCCACGGCGGCATATCCGGCGCGGCCGACGCGCCCGATGTCCCGCTGCCGACCCTCGGCGAGGGCGCCGCGCCGGCCGCCCTGCTCGCCTCCCGGCTCAGCGAGTCCGCCCAGAACACCCTGCGGTTCGCGGTCTCCCTCGGCGGTGAGGTCCCGCACCCCGCCCACCTGCCCGCGCTCGTCGGCGACACGCACGCCGACGCCGCGCTCGGCGAGCTCACCGGCTGCGGTCTGCTCAGCCCCGTCGGCTCCCGGTACCGGCTCGCCACCGGCGTCCTCACGCAGCTCGTCGCCACCGGGTACGCCGAGGACACCGCGGCCCGCGCCCACACCGTCGCCCAGCACTACGCCTGGTGGGCCGGACACCCCTCCGTCACCCCCGAGCGCGCCGCCGCCGAGTCGGACGCGCTGATCGCCGCGCTGTCCGCGCTGGTCCCCAGCGAGGAGGCCGGGCACGCGAGCGCAGCCGTGCTGCTCGCCCGCAGCGCCGCGCCGGTGTTCGCCGCCGGCCTGCACTGGGCCGCCTGGGAGCGGGCCCTGCGGGCCGGCCAGGAGGCCGCCCGGATCGCGGGCGAGGTCGCGGAGGAGGCGTACTTCCACCACGAGCTGGGCGTGCTCGCGCTCTGCGCGGGCAACCCGGACCGTGCCCGCGCCGAGCTGGAGGCGTCCATCGCGCTGCGCGGCGCGCTCGCCGACAAGCGCGGCACCCTGGCCGGCCGTCGGGCGCTCGCCCTGGCCGCCGACCTCGCGGGCACCCCGCTGGAGGTCTCCGGCGCGCTCTTCGACGAACCGTTCACTCCCGCCGCCGGGACCCCGGGCGTCGGTGACGCCGCGCCGGCGTCCACGGCGAAGGAGCGCTCGCCGTTCCCGGCCGTCGCGCACTTCCCGGACGACGGCCCGACGATCATCACCCGCCCGGACGCCCTCGCCGGCGCCGCGAAGTCCGAGCCGTCCGACGGCTCCCGCCGCGGCGGCTTCCTGGGCACCCGCCGCAACCTGGTCGCCGCGGGCGCGGGCGCGCTGCTCGTGGCCGTCCTCGGCACGGTGGTCACTCTGGGCGCGACCTCCGGCAACGGCGACGAGAACCCCGGCTCGAACCAGGTCACCTCGGACCGGACGGCGAGCGAGGACGGCGACGGCGGCCTGAACGCGGACGAGCCGGACGCGACGGACGACCCGGAGAGCCCCGGCGCCTCCGGCGAGGCGACCCCGGGCGAGAGCGGCTCCCCGACGGGCGACGGCAAGACCGGCACCGCGACCGGCGGCTCCGCCTCGACGAAGCCGAGCAGCCCCTCGTCGACGGCCGGTACCTCGACCAAGCCCGGCTCCCCGACGACCGGTGGCTCCACCACGGGCGGTTCCACGACCGGTGGCTCGTCCACCGGGGGCACTGCGACGGGCAGCCCGTCCGGCGGCACACCGTCTGGCGGCGCCGACGGCGGTACGGCCGACGGTGGCACGGCGGACGGCGGCACCACGGACGGTGGTACGGCGGACGGTGGTACCGCCGACGGCGGTACGACGACGGACGGCGGTACGACGACGGACGGCGGCACCACGACGGACGGCGGTACGACCACCGACGGCGGCACCACGACCGGCAGCACCGATTCCACCGCTGGTGGCCCCACCGGCGTCTGA
- a CDS encoding STAS domain-containing protein: MHIRGDHVELVVGGRLDVRSAADARTVLHSAVDDGDGDLVLDLTGLDSWDATGLGVIMGAHRRAGRCGRRLVLRGVPPQMQRLLVATRLHRILAIEGGLAAESLPRV, translated from the coding sequence ATGCACATCAGGGGCGACCACGTCGAGCTGGTCGTCGGGGGCCGCCTCGACGTCCGCAGCGCGGCGGACGCCCGTACGGTCCTCCACTCGGCCGTCGACGACGGAGACGGGGATCTGGTCCTGGACCTGACCGGTCTCGACTCCTGGGACGCCACCGGGCTCGGAGTCATCATGGGCGCGCACCGGCGGGCCGGCCGCTGCGGCCGCCGGCTGGTGCTGCGCGGGGTGCCACCCCAGATGCAGCGCCTGCTGGTGGCGACGCGGCTGCACCGCATCCTCGCCATCGAGGGCGGGCTCGCGGCGGAGTCCCTGCCGCGCGTCTGA
- a CDS encoding 3-hydroxyacyl-CoA dehydrogenase family protein codes for MARKLAVIGAGLMGSGIAQVSAQAGWDVVLRDVTDAALTRGTDGIKASYDKFVAKGKLDADAAEAAFARITPTTDLDAVADADIVVEAVFEKLEVKHEIFRSLDKIAKDGAVLASNTSAIPITKIAAVTERPEAVVGVHFFSPVPMMQLVELVRGYKTSDETLATAREFAESVGKTCIVVNRDVAGFVTTRLISALVVEAAKLYESGVATAEDIDIACKLGFGHAMGPLATADLTGVDILVNATGNIYTECQDEKFAPPELMRRMVDAGDIGRKSGQGFYTY; via the coding sequence GTGGCCAGGAAGCTCGCCGTCATCGGGGCCGGACTCATGGGGTCCGGAATCGCGCAGGTCTCCGCCCAGGCGGGCTGGGACGTCGTGCTGCGTGACGTCACCGACGCGGCCCTGACCCGCGGCACCGACGGCATCAAGGCCTCGTACGACAAGTTCGTCGCCAAGGGGAAGCTCGACGCGGACGCCGCCGAGGCCGCGTTCGCCCGGATCACCCCGACGACGGACCTCGACGCGGTCGCCGACGCGGACATCGTGGTCGAGGCAGTCTTCGAGAAGCTCGAGGTCAAGCACGAGATCTTCCGCTCGCTCGACAAGATCGCCAAGGACGGCGCGGTCCTCGCCTCCAACACCTCCGCCATCCCGATCACCAAGATCGCCGCGGTCACGGAGCGCCCGGAGGCCGTCGTCGGCGTCCACTTCTTCTCGCCGGTCCCGATGATGCAGCTCGTCGAGCTGGTCCGCGGCTACAAGACCAGCGACGAAACCCTCGCCACCGCCCGCGAGTTCGCCGAGTCGGTCGGCAAGACCTGCATCGTCGTCAACCGCGACGTGGCCGGCTTCGTCACCACCCGCCTCATCTCGGCGCTCGTCGTCGAGGCCGCCAAGCTGTACGAGTCGGGCGTGGCCACCGCCGAGGACATCGACATCGCCTGCAAGCTCGGCTTCGGGCACGCGATGGGCCCCCTGGCCACCGCCGACCTGACGGGCGTCGACATCCTCGTCAACGCCACCGGCAACATCTACACCGAGTGCCAGGACGAGAAGTTCGCCCCGCCGGAGCTGATGCGCCGGATGGTGGACGCCGGTGACATCGGCCGCAAGAGCGGGCAGGGGTTCTACACGTACTGA
- a CDS encoding TetR/AcrR family transcriptional regulator has product MAEGLRERKKRETKQRISDIATGLFLERGFAAVTIAEIAEAADVSVNTVYNYFPAKEDLFLDRMDGVTQRLARMIRGRDKGESAADAVLRELRQDIGAVSPAYGLMDGFDAFMRVIDDAPTLKARLFHVQHQVHDAVVAVLREETGASDDDPLPLLVGGQLAWIENAVVGYITREMTAGRKATTVSREALALLDEIEELLGEKVLGYAVRD; this is encoded by the coding sequence ATGGCCGAGGGACTCAGGGAGCGCAAGAAGCGCGAGACGAAGCAGCGGATCTCCGACATCGCCACCGGGCTCTTCCTGGAGCGCGGCTTCGCGGCGGTGACCATCGCGGAGATCGCCGAGGCGGCGGACGTCTCCGTCAACACCGTCTACAACTACTTCCCGGCCAAGGAGGACCTCTTCCTCGACCGGATGGACGGCGTGACCCAGCGCCTCGCCCGGATGATCCGCGGCCGCGACAAGGGCGAGTCCGCGGCCGACGCGGTGCTGCGCGAACTGCGCCAGGACATCGGTGCCGTCTCGCCCGCGTACGGACTCATGGACGGCTTCGACGCCTTCATGCGGGTCATCGACGACGCGCCCACCCTCAAGGCCCGGCTCTTCCACGTCCAGCACCAGGTCCACGACGCCGTCGTCGCCGTCCTGCGCGAGGAGACCGGGGCGTCCGACGACGACCCGCTGCCGCTGCTCGTGGGCGGGCAGCTCGCCTGGATCGAGAACGCCGTCGTCGGCTACATCACCCGCGAGATGACCGCCGGGCGCAAGGCCACCACCGTCTCCCGCGAGGCGCTCGCGCTCCTCGACGAGATCGAGGAACTGCTCGGCGAGAAGGTCCTCGGCTACGCCGTGCGCGACTGA
- a CDS encoding ATP-binding cassette domain-containing protein produces the protein MAIISTAGLARTFRTKNGEVEAVRGIDLTVQPGEILGFLGPNGAGKTTTLRMLTTLLPPTGGAATVAGHDLVRDPAGVRRRIGYVAQSGGVDPQETVRSELVLQGRLYRLTAAGAAARAEELARELDLTDLLDRGTAALSGGQRRRLDLALGLVHRPEILFLDEPTTGLDPGSRADLWALVRQLRDEHGTTVFLTTHYLDEADALSDRLAVVDRGVVVAEGTPAGLKAAHGADTLQDAFLTITGRGPAPVDTTPVAV, from the coding sequence ATGGCAATCATCAGCACGGCCGGGCTCGCCCGGACCTTCCGCACGAAGAACGGCGAGGTGGAGGCCGTTCGCGGCATCGACCTGACCGTCCAGCCGGGCGAGATCCTCGGCTTCCTCGGCCCCAACGGAGCGGGCAAGACCACCACGCTGCGCATGCTGACCACGCTGCTGCCGCCCACCGGCGGCGCCGCGACCGTCGCCGGGCACGACCTGGTCCGCGACCCGGCGGGAGTGCGCCGGCGGATCGGCTACGTCGCCCAGTCCGGCGGGGTCGACCCGCAGGAGACGGTGCGCTCCGAACTCGTCCTGCAGGGCCGGCTCTACCGGCTGACCGCGGCCGGGGCTGCGGCGCGCGCCGAGGAGCTCGCCCGCGAGCTCGACCTCACGGACCTCCTCGACCGCGGCACCGCCGCGCTCTCCGGCGGCCAGCGGCGCCGGCTCGACCTCGCGCTGGGACTCGTCCACCGGCCGGAGATCCTCTTCCTCGACGAGCCGACGACCGGACTCGATCCCGGCAGCCGGGCCGACCTGTGGGCGCTGGTGCGGCAGCTGCGCGACGAGCACGGCACCACCGTCTTCCTCACCACCCACTACCTCGACGAGGCCGACGCGCTCTCCGACCGGCTGGCGGTCGTGGACCGGGGCGTCGTCGTCGCGGAGGGCACCCCGGCCGGCCTCAAGGCCGCGCACGGGGCGGACACCCTCCAGGACGCCTTCCTCACCATCACCGGGCGCGGCCCGGCCCCCGTCGACACGACCCCCGTAGCCGTTTAG
- a CDS encoding ABC transporter permease: MLLHDTAIVFGRYARQTLRSPFQIFFGTLMPLLYLFLFGPLLTGLPLGRSGDSWQILVPGLLLQLGLFGASFAGFSIIMEKNWGVLERMRVTPVSRLGLLLGRLLRDASLFVFQAVLLVLAALAMGLRAPLGGILIGFAFVALLTFSLASLSYALALKLRTPQEFGPAINTLAMPAMLLSGLMLPMALAPGWLDVLSHLMPFRYLVDAVRDAYVGQYTSSGMLYGVLVAVGLTALSVTIGTRTFQKA, encoded by the coding sequence GTGCTTCTCCACGACACCGCGATCGTCTTCGGGCGCTATGCCCGCCAGACCCTGCGCTCCCCGTTCCAGATCTTCTTCGGCACGCTGATGCCGCTGCTGTACCTGTTCCTCTTCGGACCGCTGCTCACCGGGCTGCCGCTCGGCCGCAGCGGCGACTCCTGGCAGATCCTCGTGCCCGGGCTGCTGCTCCAACTCGGCCTCTTCGGGGCCTCGTTCGCCGGCTTCTCGATCATCATGGAGAAGAACTGGGGCGTCCTGGAGCGGATGCGGGTCACCCCGGTCAGCCGGCTCGGCCTGCTGCTCGGCCGGCTCCTGCGCGACGCCTCGCTCTTCGTCTTCCAGGCCGTCCTGCTGGTCCTCGCGGCCCTCGCGATGGGCCTGCGGGCGCCGCTCGGCGGCATCCTGATCGGCTTCGCGTTCGTCGCGCTGCTCACCTTCTCGCTGGCCTCGCTCTCCTACGCGCTGGCGCTGAAGCTGCGCACCCCGCAGGAGTTCGGGCCGGCGATCAACACGCTGGCGATGCCCGCGATGCTGCTGTCCGGGCTGATGCTGCCGATGGCGCTCGCGCCGGGCTGGCTGGACGTGCTCTCGCACCTGATGCCGTTCCGCTACCTGGTGGACGCGGTCCGGGACGCGTACGTCGGGCAGTACACGTCGAGCGGCATGCTGTACGGGGTGCTGGTCGCCGTCGGCCTGACGGCTCTGTCGGTGACCATCGGCACACGGACGTTCCAGAAGGCCTGA
- a CDS encoding cob(I)yrinic acid a,c-diamide adenosyltransferase, with protein sequence MVNLTRIYTRTGDQGTTALGDMSRTAKTDLRISAYADANEANAVIGTAIALGQLDEEVVKVLVRVQNDLFDVGADLCTPVVEDPKYPPLRVEQSYIDKLEADCDAFLEQLDKLRSFILPGGTPGAALLHQACTVVRRAERSTWAAIEAHGETMNTLTATYLNRLSDLLFILARTANKEVGDVLWVPGGER encoded by the coding sequence ATGGTCAATCTGACGCGCATCTACACCCGCACCGGCGACCAGGGCACCACCGCCCTGGGGGACATGAGCCGGACCGCCAAGACCGATCTGCGGATCTCGGCCTACGCCGACGCCAACGAGGCCAACGCCGTCATCGGTACGGCCATCGCCCTCGGGCAGCTCGACGAGGAGGTCGTGAAGGTCCTCGTCCGCGTGCAGAACGACCTGTTCGACGTGGGCGCGGACCTCTGCACCCCGGTGGTGGAAGACCCGAAGTACCCGCCGCTGCGGGTCGAGCAGTCGTACATCGACAAGCTGGAGGCGGACTGCGACGCCTTCCTGGAGCAGCTGGACAAGCTCCGCTCCTTCATCCTCCCCGGCGGCACCCCCGGCGCGGCCCTGCTGCACCAGGCCTGCACGGTGGTCCGCCGGGCGGAGCGCTCCACGTGGGCGGCGATCGAGGCGCACGGCGAGACCATGAACACCCTGACCGCCACCTACCTGAACCGCCTCTCAGACCTTCTCTTCATCCTGGCCAGGACGGCGAACAAGGAGGTCGGGGACGTCCTGTGGGTCCCGGGCGGGGAGCGCTAG
- a CDS encoding sensor histidine kinase, protein MTIPRPHRVDLLIAAGGLACGLVLWGFGIVNRTDALIETRWAPLVPLLVITAAETVRRVLPQTALVAGTLAIVANEFTHGTLATVLMFTDVVYAAVVYGSPASARRIPYSTGLISVGVTIGLLVWWQNAVALLIGVVTGMVAFLPAMTGAVVRNHREAAEAARLRAEQTALLAEMDRSQAVVAERARMARELHDMVANHLSAIAIHSTAALSLDDAATTNQALTVIRENSVAGLAEMRRLIGLLRDSSGDAEPAAAPTLAGLDALVEQARTNGASSGLTFTIDDTRGEDDEPLPAPVELAAYRIVQESLTNALKHAPAGPVTVFLARDARTLTVRVASPFGDRPGPRAPGSGAGLVGMRERVALLGGEFEAGPVTAADGTKIWQVRAGLPAEERMSDG, encoded by the coding sequence GTGACAATCCCCCGACCGCACCGCGTCGACCTGCTCATCGCCGCCGGCGGCCTGGCCTGCGGGTTGGTGCTGTGGGGTTTCGGCATCGTCAACCGGACCGACGCGCTGATCGAGACGCGCTGGGCGCCCCTGGTCCCCCTCTTGGTGATCACCGCGGCGGAGACGGTGCGTCGCGTCCTGCCGCAGACCGCCCTGGTCGCCGGCACCCTCGCCATCGTGGCGAACGAGTTCACCCACGGCACCCTCGCGACCGTCCTGATGTTCACGGACGTCGTCTACGCCGCCGTGGTGTACGGGTCCCCCGCGTCCGCCCGCCGCATCCCGTACTCGACCGGCCTGATCAGCGTCGGCGTCACGATCGGCCTTCTCGTCTGGTGGCAGAACGCCGTCGCCCTGCTGATCGGCGTGGTCACGGGCATGGTCGCGTTCCTGCCCGCCATGACCGGCGCAGTCGTGCGCAACCACCGGGAGGCCGCCGAGGCCGCCCGGCTGCGCGCCGAGCAGACCGCGCTGCTCGCGGAGATGGACCGCAGCCAGGCCGTGGTGGCCGAGCGGGCCCGGATGGCCCGGGAGCTGCACGACATGGTCGCCAACCACCTGTCCGCGATCGCCATCCACTCCACCGCCGCGCTCTCCCTGGACGACGCGGCCACCACGAACCAGGCGCTGACCGTGATCCGGGAGAACAGCGTGGCGGGTCTTGCGGAGATGCGCCGGCTGATCGGGCTGCTGCGGGACAGCAGCGGCGACGCCGAGCCCGCCGCGGCGCCCACCCTGGCCGGCCTCGACGCGCTGGTCGAGCAGGCCAGGACGAACGGGGCCTCCAGCGGGCTGACGTTCACGATCGACGACACCCGGGGCGAGGACGACGAGCCGCTGCCGGCCCCGGTCGAGCTCGCCGCGTACCGGATCGTGCAGGAGTCGCTGACGAACGCGCTCAAGCACGCCCCGGCCGGCCCGGTCACGGTCTTCCTGGCGCGTGACGCGCGCACGCTGACCGTCCGGGTCGCCAGCCCGTTCGGGGACCGGCCGGGCCCGCGCGCGCCCGGCTCGGGGGCCGGACTGGTCGGCATGCGGGAGCGGGTCGCGCTGCTCGGCGGGGAGTTCGAGGCCGGGCCGGTCACCGCGGCGGACGGCACGAAGATCTGGCAGGTGCGGGCCGGGCTGCCCGCCGAGGAGAGGATGTCGGACGGATGA
- a CDS encoding response regulator transcription factor — translation MTIRVLVAEDQSAVRAGLVLILGSTPDIEVVGEAADGERAVALARELRPDLVLMDVQMPRMDGVTATRHVVSEGLADVLVLTTFDLDEYVFGALRAGAAGFLLKNTDAKDLIEAVRTVARGEGLIAPAVTRRLIAEFAAPTPVRAAGGPDPSVLDVLTPREREVLSCLGQGLSNAQIAESLRMAEATVKTHVSKVLGKLELRSRVQAAVLAQELGV, via the coding sequence ATGACGATCCGGGTGCTGGTCGCGGAGGACCAGAGCGCGGTACGGGCGGGCCTGGTACTGATCCTGGGGAGCACGCCGGACATCGAGGTGGTCGGCGAGGCAGCGGACGGCGAGCGGGCCGTCGCGCTGGCCCGTGAACTGCGACCGGACCTGGTCCTGATGGACGTCCAGATGCCGCGGATGGACGGGGTGACGGCGACCCGGCACGTGGTCTCCGAGGGGCTCGCCGACGTCCTGGTCCTGACCACCTTCGACCTGGACGAGTACGTCTTCGGGGCGCTGCGGGCCGGCGCGGCGGGCTTCCTGCTGAAGAACACCGACGCGAAGGACCTGATCGAGGCGGTACGGACGGTGGCCCGCGGCGAGGGCCTGATCGCGCCGGCGGTGACCCGCCGGCTCATCGCGGAGTTCGCCGCACCGACCCCCGTACGGGCGGCCGGTGGGCCGGATCCTTCGGTGCTCGACGTGCTGACCCCGCGGGAGCGTGAGGTGTTGTCCTGCCTCGGCCAGGGGCTGTCGAACGCGCAGATCGCCGAGTCCCTGCGGATGGCGGAGGCGACGGTGAAGACGCACGTCAGCAAGGTGCTGGGGAAGCTGGAGCTGCGCAGCCGGGTCCAAGCGGCGGTGCTCGCACAGGAGTTGGGAGTCTGA